Part of the Natronobacterium gregoryi SP2 genome, GAGCCGTCCAGGTCGTATACTGTTGCTTCCATATGCTATCTACCCCTGATTGGATGCGGTGGAGACGTACCGGACCTCGGGGTCGAGGCGCGGCTGGTCTCCGGGTCGGATCGCCGGGCGGAAGCGAACGAGACGCTTCTCCGGCCCGGGGAGCGAGCCCTTGATGAGCGCGTGTGGTCCGTCGACTTCGCCGTAGTTGACGAAGCCGCCGTCGACCGTCGCATCGGCACCGTTGCCCATGTCGACGAGGCGCTTGTTCAGTTCCGTCCGCTGGTGGTAGCCGGTCTGGCCCTGCTGTGGGACCGTCGACCGGACGCGGGACGGGTTCCATGGACCCAGGTTCCCGATGCGGCGACGCCATCCCTGCCGGGCGTGCTTGCCCTTTCGTTTCTGGACGCCCCATCGCTTGACGGGACCCTGCGTACCTTTTCCTTTCGTGACGCCGCTCGCGTCGACGTACTCTCCGGCGCGGAACACGTCGTTCATGACGTGCTCGCCACCATCGACGAGCAGTTCGAGACCGAAGTCGACGCGCTCCTCGACGGAGCCGCCACCGACTCGAGTCTCCATGACGTCCGGCTTCTTCTTAGGCATGGACGGTACCTCGCTGGGTACCGTATGCGTGATCACACGAACGTCGTCGACACGACCCTCTTCGAGGAGGCCCCGAAGCTCGTCTTCGGCGGCGTCAGAGTCGTAGTCGTCGCCGGGGAGGTCCAGAACGCGATCGAGTTCGTCGGCGAACTCGTCGGTCCAGACCTCGGTCACGGGGTTCAATCCGTACGGCGTGTC contains:
- a CDS encoding 50S ribosomal protein L3, which encodes MPQSNAPRKGSLGFGPRKRATSEVPRFNSWPDDDGQPTLQGFAGYKAGMTHVVMVDDQANSPTEGMEQTVPVTIVETPPMRAVALRAYEDTPYGLNPVTEVWTDEFADELDRVLDLPGDDYDSDAAEDELRGLLEEGRVDDVRVITHTVPSEVPSMPKKKPDVMETRVGGGSVEERVDFGLELLVDGGEHVMNDVFRAGEYVDASGVTKGKGTQGPVKRWGVQKRKGKHARQGWRRRIGNLGPWNPSRVRSTVPQQGQTGYHQRTELNKRLVDMGNGADATVDGGFVNYGEVDGPHALIKGSLPGPEKRLVRFRPAIRPGDQPRLDPEVRYVSTASNQG